The sequence GTGCATTAAGCATTGCTATTGGTTTTAAAGCCCAGTGTAGATGAACAGCATGAAATAATATGCGTGTAGTTTtgttgactttctctctctctctctctctctctctctctctctctctctctctctctctctctctatctatctatctatctctgtatctctctctcagaGAAATTATCACCTAGTATCGTTAACATATTAAGATTTATGCGACTTCTGGCCTCATCCTCTTTAATCGCACCTGCGTTCTGATTTTTCTTCTATACCCCTTTAACCTTCTctgattttcctccttttcttcctttttcttctttaggaATAAAGCAGTACTGGTTAATTAAACTAAAAGATATTACTGAACACATATTTTATTCCATAATTATGAAGAGCATtacacaatttactttttttctatacctGCAAACCCTTTTTTATGTGACACTGCAAAGTCAAATAGACTAGGAAAAGTTTTGCAATAAATAAATCTCACTTACAATACAGAAAGGCATTCATTCTATAAGATATTagcatgtgtgtgcattcatacaatataaacgtaaatatatgcataaatagagaAACCACACACGTGCTCGCGcgttaacaaataaacaaacagagagaaagacagccaaGTAACAGAATGCTATTCCCTTCCTATTCTGTAGCaatttcctctccatttccctttgccTTTAAGGAAAACGACCTCTGGCCAACGTTATTACAATACCCAGTGCAACAAGACCTCCGACTCCTGAAGAAGATTTACCCGAAGAGCAGGTCCTGAGGCTCACTTTCCTGCACTTCTCCTGATGGACGTCGCTGTAGGAGAGGGTCTCCGTCACCTTCTTCAAGAAAATGGCCTCGCTCTTGCCGCACTTGAGGTAGCTAATCCCGTAGACGCAGGAGAGGAACCCCGCTCGAAtgctgtgtgagagagaagagctgGATGGAAGGGCGTGGCGGAAGAAAGGGTTGTGGGTTTGATTGTTTATGCTTCAGTTTtcgtattcttcttattcttcttgatCGTATGGTTTCTGATTATTAGGGATAGatgttatatttaaaaacagtaaGCAAGTACAATATGACAGCCCCTTGTGATTTCAGTCAAATTGCGgttgtttattgtgcttctaaattACCTCCGGTGCGCAGGGAACGTCAGGAATTACTATCGATATATTTGAACTAAAGATTGCACGACAAGAATACCAACATTGCATCACACAGCGCACTACTGTTGTTTTTGTCGATGTTATGATTGTTCCAggtgttgttttgctgttttagTTGTAAattttgttcttgttgctgttaatattgctattgttttgatgttcgtttgttttttcgtagttactgttgttgtttcgatgctgttttgctgctgttattgctTTGATGATAATGTAATTGCTGTTATCATTCCTGACAGATCGTATATAGTGCACATACAATGCAGAGATTACATCACTGTACTAACCAGCATATGTTATGGTCCCTCTTCGTCTGCGTAATATTGACTCTGGTGTGCTCCCTGTTTACCAAATACTTGAAGTGGTTGTGGCATTTGTCCCAGTCATCACGCACGTCAATAATGCATTGTCCGTGAGAAAGATAATCTGTTGATATAAAGCAGAATTAGTAGTAGTGCTAACTGTTATATCGACTCCAAGAGGGATTAGACACTACAGGGAAATCCCCTAGATGAACGGGTTAATCTgcagaatggatatatatatatatatatatatatatatatatatatatatatatatatatatatatatatatatatatatatatcgactaggGTAGCTTTGCAGGTCGTCAGGTATATTAGCGGCAAGGTTTTGAAAAATAGGAACATTTTTGGCCAATTTTAACACAAGAGAATTTACTAAGGCCAGTATGGATTATAGGAAATTCTTATGGGTAGAATATGTAGATTTCTCAGTAAAAgagttatattaaatattaaaccaGCTGTTTGCAATTTCCAATATATTCTGTCGCTATGTAATTAGTAATAAAGTAGTTAGctgctgtttaatttttttttttttttttttttttttgattgttacttcctcaaaaaaaaaatgctcgagTAAACTCTAAAGCCATTTCCCTGTTTTAAAGAATGTATCCCTTCGTTGTGTAAGGATTGCCTGACTGCCGTACTCGAAGAAATAAAATACTCAGAAGCAAATATAGGACACATACTTTGACCTACTGGCATTaatattgtctctctctttctctctttctttcttcactttcttctctctctctctctctctctctctctctctctctctctctctctctctctctctctctctctctctctctctctctctctctctcaggtaatTGATACCACTGCTGACCACCAGTTTGTCAGGAGTTTGGTTGACTTAAACTCACGGTCAGGTTGCAGTCTTTATTGTGAAAAAGGTTGTTGGTAGCGTGGCGTGGATGGAGGTTAAAGAGGCCGGCTTTGCAGAAGTAGCCCCGGGCAGCGGGTAAGTTCGGTAAGGTGGGGGTCAATGTGGCGGTCAAAGGTCATGAGCGCAGTGGGCGTTGCAGAGTACAGCGGCCACGCCGCCCTCACTGGTCACCCttgttagttggagggcgtgataTTAAAGGGCATCAGACTAATCTCAGACCGCTCggcacacgcacccacccgtcgtcctAGACAGGGCAGCAACTTGAGCTTGCTATGCTCAGGCAGTCTCTTCTCCAGATGAGCGGCCACTGAATGCCTGACGCAGAGCGAGTGTGTCGCTGATGAGGCTGTGCCGAACCTTCACGATGCTGGATCCATACGCTTCCTCCTGGTCGCGTCCTGCGTCGTGCGCCCCTGTCATCGGCCGGTGGTCGGTATGTGTCCTGGCATGTATGTGGTCGGTATGTATCCCTGCGCTGCGCTGACATTTTCTGAAACAAATACACCTAGGGCAGAGACAGGCAACAGACAGGAAGGGGGGGTGTAACAATAAGGGccgtatataagatataatcaaATGTATTGCAGCAAGATTAATATTCaagatttttatattgaattttaatttttttttttttttttctaataattcaaGAGATAGACATaggaacatgcttagggagacaattaCAATAGTTCGCAAGGACTTGCCTCAGGATAGACAGAGGTGAAATCCTACAAGATATAAGCATTGTGCATAACTATAAGGAAGGAAACGTTGTCACAGTCTGCAAAGACAATCTTGAACGACAATCTTCCTTAGAGAAAAATAATGCAACAATGCGGTCAACAGTTTGCTGTGcaatagtacatacaatatacatctgACTTATACGAAACGCGTATCGTTTATCTCGTTCCTAGAATTTGTCTATCACGGACACCATCAGCAAATCGTGGCAAAGCGATAATGAAAATCGGAAATGCAGTCCTCATATTCATTCGAAAGTGACTCATTACATCATTTATGGCTGCTCACGACAAAACACAGCACGATAAACCGTAATGCAAGGCAAGATAGGCGCTAGTCGATCGCTACTCTGAAACTATACGCATTTAATTCTTGTGTAATAGACGTTGATTATACAAGGAGAAGTCAAGTGCCTGTTTGGCTGTTTGAGTGAGATGAGTAGTGAATAGACGAGTTGAGTGACTGAATAAATGAGTGAGATTTATTAAATGAGTGAGATTTATTAAATAAGTACGTCAGAGTATAGCACACGAGTGCtataagggagggggaaatgtggaCGGAGGAGGAAAGCTGAGAACTAGGATAGGTGAGGAGGTctggagaaataaaaagatgttCAGTTGTGAATAATTTCACCATGTTCTAAGTATTTCAATAATGTATTCCACTAATGCATAGTTAATCCGAGCCGAAACAAATACACTGAATAACAATAGACGAAATTTACGTCAATAAAGGCATCGGTTCACGCAAccgggaaaatgataataagaaaatatgccTAGAATATGCCCACGTGGGCACTTCACAGCTGTACCCACGTGGGCATGGAGCATgcgagaaaaagaaattaattttagaaaaaatgcacacagatatatacccACATAATGAAAGATTAAGTAATAAACTACGAATCTATGCTTTAGTTTAGCATGACCAAGTTAGATTTAAAAAACACgcctaagaaaattactctcGCAAATGGCGAGGAAACTGCGAAGAAACATggtagataatagagaaaaaagcaTTAGTACGGACACTTGTTCGGATGTTCGAGAAAAATGACTGCTTCAAAAAGAATTGCTTCATGGCGTACTTACAGCTTTGTTCTTGGAGAAAGGAGTAGAACTGGTTTGTTCTTATTGGAGGCATCGTTCGTGTCGCAAGATTAAAAGAAGCGACATCCGCCACTGTCACCAATTGTCAGGCACTTGATACCACTGCTGACCGCCAATTTGTCAGGGGTTTGGTTGACTTAAACTCACGGTCTAGTTGCAGTCTGTATTGTGGTCGTTGGTAGCGTAGCGTGGGCAGAGGTTAGGGCGGCCGAATTGTGCAAAAGAAGCCCCAGGCAGCGGCTAGGCTCGGGAAGGTCCGGAAGGTTGTACACATGGAGGCCCCTGGGAAAAGGCCGCGTCCGAACGAGACCGTGACTCGAAGTTGAGTATCTTGTGGCGGTCAAAGGTCATGAGTGCAGTGGGCGTACGGCGTgggtacggcggcgatgccactGGCACGCCGTCCTCAGTGGTCACCCttgttagttggagggcgtgacattaaAGGCATCAGACCaatctcaaaatctctctctctctctcttttctcttctctgccttctttctctctcttctctttctctctcctctctctctctctctctctctcgcttctactctactatcactacacacacaccacacacacacacacaccgcacccacacacacacacacacaccacacacacacaccaaccacatctctctctcctctctctctctctcaccttctctctctccacctcttctctctccctcttctctctcctctcctctctcctctctctcacctttctctctcactctctcttcttccacctctctctctcccactctctctcactcctcctctctctctctcctctctctctctctctctctctctctctctcctctctctctctctcattctctctctctctctctctctctctctctctctactctctctctctctctcctctcctctctctctctctctctctctctctctctctctctctctctctctctctctctctctcctctctctctctctctctctctctctacctactctctctctctctcacctctctctcacactaGGCAGAAAAACACCATGCAACCAATACAAAGAAACGCAAAGATAATTTCACTGTGAAAGATAACAAGAGTCATTCAAAACAAAGGCATCAAAAAAGCTATTGTTTTGTGACAACACGGAAAAGGCATTGCCCAATTTCCTTATacataatgtcattatcatcatcttccacattgttattttcattatcctgatAAATATTATCAATTCCCTTTTTAACAGCGttattactactaatgctactattactaaAAATCAGATTATTTTTAGAGAAACAATAaactgtatttgtttgtgtatttgtgtgtttgtgtctatatatatatatatatatatatatatatatatatatatatatatatatatatgtgtgtgtgtgtgtgtgtgtgtgtgtgtgtgtgtgtgtgtgtgtgtgtgtgtgtgtgtgtgtgtgtatgtatatatatatatatatatatatatatatatatatatatatatatatatatatatacattatatattatatttatatatatatatatatatatatatatatatatatatatatatatatattatatgggggccgcggtggccgaatggttagagcgtcggactcaagactgtcacgacggcaatctgagttcgagggttcgagtcaccgaccgccgcgttgtttcccttaggcaaggaacttcacctcgattgcctgcctagccactgggggaccaagtcagtgccgggtaaatagagatggtgactcgataaaacaaacaccgggcggaaggcaatggcaaaccaccgctctaaattgccaagaaaaatcatggaagcacatgatcgtcaaggctgcggtggtcgaatggttagagtgtcggactcaagactgtcacgacggcaatctgaattcgagggttcgagtcaccgaccgccgcgttgtttcgccgcgttgtttcccttgggcaaggaaccacatcgattgcctgcctagccactgggtggccaagccagctcaagtcagtgctggtccgaagcccggataaaataagagagaatgttacctaaaaaggtaacaccggcactctccgtggaaaggaactggggacccaaccacgtactcactccaagagcatcacaacgtgaaaactgcaattgagtatcatgctgtgaccacggcggctcagacgtgaacctaccgttaaatgatgatgatatatatatatatatatatatatatatatatatatatatatatatatatatatatatatatatatatatatattatatgtatatatacatatacatgcatatatatatatatatatatatatatatatatatatatatatatatatatatatatatatatatatgtgtgtgtgtgtgtgtgtgtgtgtgtgtgtgtgtgtgtgtgtgtgtgtgtgtgtgtatgtgt is a genomic window of Penaeus monodon isolate SGIC_2016 chromosome 10, NSTDA_Pmon_1, whole genome shotgun sequence containing:
- the LOC119577896 gene encoding uncharacterized protein LOC119577896; the protein is MFSNGRGVFRALFLLIIFVSGLSAGNATKCPNKTELDTCLGKVAGYMPKSGLPADRKQLVNMCRAFKGGMRCVDGYTAKCMTVEQRASLEEHLKGARATLAFLCDDPVFQKDYLSHGQCIIDVRDDWDKCHNHFKYLVNREHTRVNITQTKRDHNICCIRAGFLSCVYGISYLKCGKSEAIFLKKVTETLSYSDVHQEKCRKVSLRTCSSGKSSSGVGGLVALGIVITLARGRFP